GATTTGTGTTCTGCTTGGTGCTTTACCTCTGTAAATGAACATGAGCGTCTCCCATAAGCACATACACAGGAGAGGATCCTTCACCACCAGACGAGAGAGGCGACCAGCCAGGTGTCCCTCAGATCGAGGCATGTCATCAATTATTCCTCCATCCCAGGTAGAGACTAACGAGTGAGGGGCTCCGTCCCTCTCCCTGCAGACACACCGTGACTGCGGCCGCTCCCTGGCAAACAAGACAACATATGGCGCAAAGGAGGAGGTAAGCACCTGCTGGCTACAGATGGCTTGATGGTGTTTGACGTGGATCTCCTACCTGGTCTTGGGCCCCAGGAGAAGCTGTCGGAAATACGGGCTGACAGCGCAAAGCACGGACGCGTGAGCCCATCCCAGTTCTTTCCCCGAGTCCCCGGCATAGAAGGCCACGTCGGCAAACTGCACGCCGCGTTCCAACAACCACTGCATGTCTTGGGAGAAGCTCGACTCCTCCACGCGAATTGGAGGAAGACGAGCTGGGCAAGGCGAGGATGTGTGCCACAGGTAAGAGCCGTGCAGAGGAGGAAAGCAAAGTGAGTTTCTCTTCTCTATTTGATTATGTCGGTTTGGGGTCATGAATCAAGAAAATAGTTTGGATTTTTTATAGACTTTTTACAGAATCAGATTTGTTTTCTTGATTAAACAACATAAAGGGGACAAAATGGCAGAGCGGTGAAAGAGAGAGCATGATGGTATGTCTCCATTTACGCGTTGTTGTAAACTGCTTCCCCCCTGTCTTCTCGGCTTTAGCTGAGTAGTCTATCGAATGAGAGCGGGTGACACCGTAAGATATCGAGTTAAGCGACAAGCGGCAATAAATACGGCAACCCTGAGGGATCGCAAACTGTCAGTCTTTTTGTCAGATTATAAACACAGAAGCCAAGAAGATAGCGGATGGAgtagttgaattttttttttttttcaacgcaGGTAGCTGATCAAAATGtcatctaaataaagaatttGTTTAATaactgaaaatacaataacatatTTGCGGTCTAATAATGTCTAATAGTGTGTTTTGGTCCTGAAAAAGAGATTAATGACTAATTTTATCTAATCCAAGGTGcatcaaaaataaaacactcagttgttgtttttctcagtCGACTGTTGAAAACAGTCCAGACTAAAATTGATTTCTACTTTGGGTGCAATCTACCTCACACTTCATCTTGTTTCTAAtttgcaattcagaaaaatacatttggatcCAGACCAAAATTGAGCACATCATTTTCTGTAAGATTGAGAGATGATTAGTGAATAGAAAgggaaatgaaaaatgaatcaaAACTGTCCCTCAAATAATTTTACCACATTATTGTTCTGACCTGGTTGTTCCAAGTGAGGCGGATGAAGCTCATTGACTttatttcctcgtctcttttctGGCTTCTCTTTGGCTTTGTGTTTCAGACACTGAATCATGAAGTACTCCAGCTGAACAATACAGAAATACAAGGTACAAAAATAAGTTGTTACATCATCTGTTCTTCTCTTAGGGAACAAATTGCCCCCATCATAAGATGTACTATCTCAAAAATGAAGAAGCCTGAGGTAAGGAGcaatacgtgtgtgcgtgcgtgtgtgcttgtgtgtaccACGCTGCCAAAGTAGCGACCCACGAACACATGGTTAAGTGAGGGTAACTCCAGGTAGGTGGCCCCGAGGTCCCGGGACAGCTGCAGACCTTCACTGTGAGGCACGCAGCTGCTCCAGTCAGACGCGCAAAGCGGACACGTACACGGAGGGCCCTCGTCTGTATAAAGAGATGACGGTTCAGTACTCGGCTAACAATCTTTTTATTCTCTCAGCGTGTCTGGttcaaaaaaatgaatcaattagTAGATGATCTATTTATTGAATGAAGACAATGGTACCCTGCTGTGTTGGGCAATTTCCAAACATGTAATATCTGCAGTGCTATGCTGGCAGGAATCTGCCATGCTGAGCTATGTGCggatgggggcggggggggggtgaaatctGACAGAAAATTAGTGGGATTATCGTGCAGGAGAGAAAAGGGACCACAGAGAGGCGGAACAAAGAACAGAGCCAGAGAGAATGAGTAGGACATTGCTAAGTGCTGAGGCATTTGATAAATCATAATGCTAATAACCTACAGGCACTCAgccaaaagtgtgtgtgtgtgtatgcgtgtgtctgtgtgtgtgcgtgcgtgagactGAGTGCAAATGGGGGTTTGAGCGTCTGTCAGGCGGTGACTTGGCACATCAGTGTCGCGTTTATGACACGCGTGTGCCCTTGGCGGAATGGTTGTGCCCCTTTGCTCGCCACCGCTTTAACGCAGCCATCATTCTCTCAGCCTACTCTCAGCAACAACCTAAAAgacacccccccgcccccctctgcccccatgcAACATCAACAAACACGAGTGCGCACGTCCCACTAGCACAACTCGTCTGTGATCTTTCGTCCGCGCTACACTGACAGAATCTCAAACGATGTTGAGCAGAGAAGCTAAAAATACAACTCTGTGCATttgattggctttttttttttttttttttttaacactaatCACATTCTGTGGCTCTCAATGAAATTTAATACGTGCACAGCTGCCAAATCATGCACTGCTCTTAACTTGTGCACACAAACAAGAGAAAGGCAAAGTCATCAGTTGATATTAGGGCtgcaaacaattattttaaaaatcaatgaaTCTGTAAATGATTATCAAAAATAATTAGGAATTAATTTGCTATCAAAAAAGGGGAAAGGACTAAATATTGGCCAAAACAATGAACAAGTAAATATTTCGAAATGTCATATGTTCTCACCGTTTAGCCTCGCTCCAACTGCCACCAAGATGACAGGCACGCCCCAGTGCCTCAGAAGTGGGCGGAGTCGCGGGGCATATCCATTCCTGACTTGCTGGAAAGCCAGCTTGTCGGTCACCGAATACTTGATGACCAGAATGTCCGCTTGCTCAAGAACTTTACGGACGCTGGCCCAGTCACTGTCCAACAAATCCTGGAGACAAAGAAGGATAAATCATTTTAATGAACAGTTGGCTGTGATGActattatgaaagtaaactcaGATAACCCGAGAGCCATTCCCCTCAGAACATCACTTTAACATCtcataaaaaatcacaaatgagaGAAAATCTGGTTAAATTAACAAAGCTGGCAAAACCTACATAGTGCTCTGTCATTTGAAGAATAACAAAAGATGAGTGACAGACTATTGCCAGGCTAAGACAGCTCCATAATAGGGCACTTATACTGCTGCAAATTCAATTCAaagtgcttaaaaaaaaaaaaaaaaacattcttttgGGCTAAAGTTTGAGGACAGCATGCTAAAATCCCTCGCTAAAACCTGCAATCAGCGCTTGGAAAGAAAGTGACCTTGAAAATAGATAATGATCGAACGTCTTACGACGCGCGAGCAGCGTACAAAGTAACCATATCAGTTTGGTGATACATTTTATGACTGACATTAGTTCCGTAAAGTTCTTTTTATCACACTGTGTGTTGCGCACGTGAACAAATCACCATCCATCAAGGGTTACAGTCCAAAAAGAGACATGGCTCACCCAGCTGGGACAATCTTGGACCACAATG
This genomic interval from Syngnathus typhle isolate RoL2023-S1 ecotype Sweden linkage group LG11, RoL_Styp_1.0, whole genome shotgun sequence contains the following:
- the rhobtb3 gene encoding rho-related BTB domain-containing protein 3, translating into MSIHIVALGSECPGGVGPGEEIMGQGQLQGGLLWSYLGHGALVGPSELESTLHNPAFMEYTSRVFGDVTIVVQDCPSWDLLDSDWASVRKVLEQADILVIKYSVTDKLAFQQVRNGYAPRLRPLLRHWGVPVILVAVGARLNDEGPPCTCPLCASDWSSCVPHSEGLQLSRDLGATYLELPSLNHVFVGRYFGSVLEYFMIQCLKHKAKEKPEKRRGNKVNELHPPHLEQPARLPPIRVEESSFSQDMQWLLERGVQFADVAFYAGDSGKELGWAHASVLCAVSPYFRQLLLGPKTRERPQSRCVCRERDGAPHSLVSTWDGGIIDDMPRSEGHLAGRLSRLVVKDPLLCMCLWETLMFIYRGAWEWEHLQEALEEKLKSSLAVAQLMERIRSLIGRERGTRDTPSARAAQLGPQTLVNLFNSPLYSDVIFMVQGSVLPAHRAVLVARCDVMAAMFSGKYAEARSRVVPIHGVSSDTFLSFLEYLYTDSCCPASVLQAMAVLVCAEMYQVKRLQHLCEVCVCAYLQSMPSRELASTGISVIRLLRRAKCHNAEQLYVWLLHFIANNYLIFSHKPDFLELSG